A single genomic interval of Candidatus Caldatribacterium sp. harbors:
- a CDS encoding VanW family protein, with the protein MKKVFLLVLLLVPLGVYLTSSRGTIALRLGEEEFTVARRDLTAFLQTLEKRWKDNPLTIVVDGKAFEVPKESLGIRWNLKAMRRMALKGKPVTLLVEWDKRKIAAFLQDLESKTFLAPQDASWNGDRFIRAKEGRRLNHEKTLEALEKTLAAWKDTIALDTFDPIPPERDTKAVLEERGISVLLSSFETSLEGREEDVIFNIEKAASSISGFFLPKGTAFSFNAVVGRAEKEDGYRKTQVFSNGRLVPGYGGGVCQVSSTLYNALLATEAEILERHPHSGYSPTTSYVPPGLDAAVSYGSKDLRFRFPSQNVVILAYTKGNALVCEIWGEKENPVQRVVTQKLVRLSRSGESEGILTVETSIIRPGAQNLHFTDTYSIPWDFAQEIARLFPDS; encoded by the coding sequence GTGAAAAAGGTCTTCCTCCTTGTACTTCTTCTTGTCCCCCTTGGGGTGTACCTCACCTCCTCAAGGGGGACAATTGCTCTGCGCCTTGGGGAAGAGGAGTTCACGGTAGCAAGAAGGGACCTCACTGCGTTTCTCCAGACCCTTGAGAAACGCTGGAAGGACAATCCTCTCACGATTGTTGTCGACGGAAAGGCTTTCGAGGTTCCTAAGGAATCCCTGGGCATTCGCTGGAATCTGAAAGCCATGAGACGCATGGCCCTCAAGGGCAAACCGGTTACCCTCCTCGTTGAGTGGGACAAAAGAAAGATTGCGGCCTTCCTGCAGGACCTGGAGAGCAAAACTTTCCTTGCCCCTCAAGACGCTTCTTGGAATGGAGACCGCTTCATACGAGCAAAGGAAGGAAGGAGGTTGAACCACGAAAAAACCCTGGAAGCTCTCGAGAAGACCCTTGCTGCATGGAAAGACACAATTGCCCTCGACACCTTTGACCCCATTCCCCCAGAAAGGGACACCAAAGCGGTGCTTGAGGAACGGGGTATCAGCGTTCTTCTCTCCTCCTTCGAAACTTCCCTTGAGGGACGAGAAGAAGACGTTATCTTCAATATCGAAAAAGCTGCTTCCTCCATCTCTGGATTCTTCCTCCCAAAGGGAACAGCGTTCTCCTTCAATGCGGTGGTCGGCAGGGCAGAAAAGGAAGATGGGTACCGGAAAACCCAGGTCTTCTCCAACGGTCGTCTCGTTCCAGGATACGGTGGAGGCGTGTGCCAAGTTTCCTCAACTCTCTACAACGCCCTTCTCGCCACGGAAGCCGAGATCCTCGAGCGCCATCCCCACTCAGGGTACTCCCCCACCACAAGCTACGTTCCTCCGGGGCTTGATGCCGCTGTGAGCTATGGAAGCAAGGACCTGCGTTTTCGCTTTCCCTCGCAAAATGTGGTGATTCTTGCCTACACGAAAGGAAACGCTTTAGTTTGCGAGATTTGGGGGGAGAAAGAAAACCCGGTGCAACGGGTGGTAACCCAAAAACTCGTAAGGCTCTCTCGTTCCGGGGAAAGCGAGGGAATCCTCACCGTAGAAACTTCCATCATCCGGCCCGGAGCGCAAAATCTCCACTTCACTGACACGTACTCTATTCCCTGGGACTTTGCTCAGGAAATTGCTCGACTTTTCCCTGATTCGTGA